The proteins below come from a single Plantactinospora sp. KBS50 genomic window:
- a CDS encoding FAD-binding oxidoreductase, producing MPDLIEDLRAALGASAVLTDPDLLAGHRRDEADLCAAGTPAVVVRPRSTDDVAAALRLAARYGVPVVPQGARTGLAGAANAVDGALVLSMTSMAQIREIDPVNRIAVVQPGVVNAALAAAAARHGLRYPPDPGSWESSTLGGNVATNAGGMCCVKYGVTTEYVLGLEVVLASGEVLRTGRRTAKGVAGYDLTRLFVGSEGTLGVITEITVALRPAAEESLTLVAVFDSTATAGAAVAEIAGQGLTPSLLELLDRTHLRAIEAYRPMGLRTDASALLLAAVDTGPRAAGDLDRIAKVCTAAGSAEVFTATDPVEAAELLQARRLAHPAMERLAAGSYPDGNGGLVIDDVAVPRDRLAALLDGVERIAAEHDVPIGVVGHAGDGNMHPNIVVDRADPASLERGRRAFDAIMELGLSLGGTCTGEHGVGLLKRDWLAREAGPVGMRVHRAIKDALDPSGLLNPGKVL from the coding sequence ATGCCCGACCTGATCGAAGACCTGCGGGCCGCGCTCGGTGCGTCCGCCGTACTCACCGACCCGGACCTGCTCGCCGGTCACCGCCGGGACGAGGCCGACCTGTGCGCGGCCGGCACGCCGGCGGTCGTGGTACGGCCGCGCAGCACCGACGACGTCGCCGCCGCCCTCCGGCTGGCCGCCCGGTACGGCGTACCCGTGGTGCCGCAGGGCGCCCGGACCGGGCTTGCCGGCGCGGCCAACGCGGTCGACGGTGCGCTGGTGCTGTCGATGACCTCGATGGCGCAGATCCGCGAGATCGACCCGGTGAACCGGATCGCCGTGGTGCAGCCGGGGGTGGTCAACGCCGCGCTGGCCGCCGCGGCGGCCCGGCACGGGCTGCGCTACCCGCCCGACCCGGGCTCCTGGGAGTCCTCCACCCTGGGCGGCAACGTGGCCACCAACGCCGGCGGGATGTGCTGCGTCAAGTACGGCGTCACCACCGAGTACGTGCTGGGCCTGGAGGTGGTGCTGGCCTCCGGCGAGGTGCTGCGGACCGGGCGGCGGACCGCCAAGGGGGTCGCCGGCTACGACCTGACCCGGCTGTTCGTCGGCTCGGAGGGCACCCTCGGGGTGATCACCGAGATCACCGTGGCGCTGCGGCCGGCCGCCGAGGAATCGTTGACCCTGGTCGCGGTCTTCGACTCGACGGCCACGGCCGGCGCGGCGGTGGCCGAGATCGCCGGCCAGGGCCTCACCCCCAGCCTGCTGGAACTGCTCGACCGGACCCATCTGCGCGCCATCGAGGCGTACCGGCCGATGGGGCTGCGCACCGACGCCAGCGCGCTGCTGCTCGCGGCGGTCGACACCGGTCCGCGGGCCGCGGGCGACCTGGACCGGATCGCCAAGGTCTGTACGGCGGCCGGCTCGGCCGAGGTGTTCACCGCGACCGACCCGGTGGAGGCGGCCGAGTTGCTCCAGGCCCGCCGGCTGGCGCACCCGGCGATGGAGCGGCTGGCCGCCGGCAGCTATCCGGACGGCAACGGCGGGCTGGTGATCGACGACGTGGCCGTGCCGCGGGACCGGCTGGCCGCGCTGCTGGACGGGGTCGAGCGGATCGCGGCCGAGCACGACGTGCCGATCGGCGTGGTCGGGCACGCCGGAGACGGCAACATGCATCCCAACATCGTGGTGGACCGGGCCGACCCGGCCAGCCTGGAGCGGGGACGCCGGGCCTTCGACGCGATCATGGAGCTGGGACTCTCCCTCGGCGGCACGTGCACCGGCGAACACGGGGTCGGGCTGCTCAAACGGGACTGGCTGGCCCGCGAGGCCGGCCCGGTGGGCATGCGGGTGCACCGGGCCATCAAGGACGCCCTCGACCCGTCCGGCCTGCTCAACCCCGGCAAGGTGCTGTAG
- the groL gene encoding chaperonin GroEL (60 kDa chaperone family; promotes refolding of misfolded polypeptides especially under stressful conditions; forms two stacked rings of heptamers to form a barrel-shaped 14mer; ends can be capped by GroES; misfolded proteins enter the barrel where they are refolded when GroES binds): MAKMIAFDEEARRGLERGMNTLADAVKVTLGPKGRNVVLEKKWGAPTITNDGVSIAKEIELEDPYEKIGAELVKEVAKKTDDVAGDGTTTATVLAQALVREGLRNVAAGANPMALKRGIEAAVANVSEELSKLAKDIETKEQIASTASISAGDTSVGEIIAEAMDKVGKEGVITVEESNTFGLELELTEGMRFDKGYISPYFWTDPERMEAVLDDPYILIVNSKISSVKDLLPILEKVMQSGKPLAIIAEDVEGEALATLVVNKVRGTFKSAAVKAPGFGDRRKAMLTDIAILTGGQVISEEVGLKLDAVGIDMLGRARKVVVTKDETTIVEGAGDAEQINGRVNQIRAEIEKSDSDYDREKLQERLAKLAGGVAVIKVGAATEVELKERKHRIEDAVRNAKAAVEEGIVPGGGVALVQAGKTAFDKLDLVGDEATGAQIVKIALDAPLRQIAVNAGLEGGVVVERVRSLDPGHGLNAATGDYVDLLQAGIIDPAKVTRSALQNASSIAALFLTTEAVVADKPEKTPAAPAAPGGGDMDF, encoded by the coding sequence ATGGCCAAGATGATCGCGTTCGACGAAGAGGCGCGCCGCGGCCTCGAGCGGGGCATGAACACCCTCGCCGACGCCGTAAAGGTGACGCTGGGCCCGAAGGGCCGCAACGTCGTGCTCGAGAAGAAGTGGGGTGCCCCCACCATCACCAACGATGGTGTGAGCATCGCCAAGGAAATCGAGCTCGAGGACCCCTACGAGAAGATCGGCGCCGAGCTGGTCAAGGAGGTCGCCAAGAAGACCGACGACGTTGCCGGTGACGGCACGACGACGGCGACCGTCCTGGCCCAGGCGCTGGTCCGCGAGGGCCTGCGCAACGTCGCGGCCGGCGCGAACCCGATGGCCCTGAAGCGGGGCATCGAGGCCGCCGTCGCGAACGTGTCGGAGGAACTCTCCAAGCTCGCCAAGGACATCGAGACCAAGGAGCAGATCGCCTCCACGGCCTCCATCTCCGCCGGTGACACCAGCGTGGGTGAGATCATCGCCGAGGCGATGGACAAGGTCGGCAAGGAAGGCGTCATCACCGTCGAGGAGAGCAACACCTTCGGCCTGGAGCTGGAGCTCACCGAGGGTATGCGCTTCGACAAGGGCTACATCTCGCCCTACTTCTGGACCGACCCGGAGCGTATGGAGGCCGTCCTCGACGACCCGTACATCCTGATCGTCAACAGCAAGATCTCCTCGGTGAAGGACCTGCTGCCGATCCTGGAAAAGGTGATGCAGTCGGGTAAGCCGCTGGCGATCATCGCCGAGGACGTCGAGGGCGAGGCGCTGGCCACCCTGGTCGTCAACAAGGTGCGGGGCACCTTCAAGTCCGCCGCCGTCAAGGCGCCGGGCTTCGGCGACCGCCGCAAGGCCATGCTGACCGACATCGCCATCCTCACCGGTGGCCAGGTCATCAGCGAAGAGGTCGGCCTCAAGCTGGACGCCGTCGGCATCGACATGCTGGGTCGGGCCCGCAAGGTCGTGGTGACCAAGGACGAGACCACCATCGTCGAGGGCGCCGGCGACGCCGAGCAGATCAACGGTCGGGTCAACCAGATCCGCGCCGAGATCGAGAAGAGCGACTCCGACTACGACCGCGAGAAGCTGCAGGAGCGCCTGGCCAAGCTGGCCGGCGGTGTTGCGGTGATCAAGGTCGGCGCGGCCACCGAGGTCGAGCTGAAGGAGCGCAAGCACCGCATCGAGGACGCCGTGCGTAACGCCAAGGCGGCCGTCGAGGAGGGCATCGTCCCGGGTGGTGGCGTCGCGCTGGTTCAGGCCGGCAAGACCGCCTTCGACAAGCTCGACCTGGTCGGTGACGAGGCGACCGGCGCGCAGATCGTGAAGATCGCGCTGGACGCCCCGCTGCGGCAGATCGCCGTGAACGCCGGTCTGGAGGGTGGCGTCGTCGTGGAGCGGGTTCGTTCGCTGGACCCGGGTCACGGCCTGAACGCCGCCACCGGCGACTACGTCGACCTGCTCCAGGCGGGCATCATCGACCCGGCCAAGGTGACCCGGTCGGCGCTGCAGAACGCCTCGTCGATCGCGGCGCTGTTCCTCACCACCGAGGCCGTGGTCGCGGACAAGCCGGAGAAGACCCCGGCTGCCCCGGCCGCGCCGGGCGGCGGGGACATGGACTTCTGA
- a CDS encoding S8 family serine peptidase has product MQTGPALPPETPGAGGGPPHGPPPGSEPAPGWQQPGPPAGPPPGGWPPGGWPPGGWPPGGWPPVPPPGWQPGWQPGPPPGGAGAVVAAVFAGLGAVVLTVVAQTLGWLVAQVLLIEDLPTPGWGRALPAVLAAALAGVPALLLARLPRSAAVRAAGRTWARGCGALGALGLCRLIPVARNETYLAALAAVAAGLAWAFSRVRRDPRPGWPTAASGIALAAGLVVLLPWTLVGALGGTLETLLAAGAAAAVGWLGSAVLAPVRRHGYRTDPTGRATGPAHTVLLAGLVAGVGLLLIAGGTGQDGAQLPALLVLPPLGFAVAALGVLADRTGSNAAVPAGLLVGLAAAGPLAFADPEEISLLLVEGRDVPFWVALAAAASLALALLLGVGLGAGFARRRIVRPGRRAVAAAAGLLLVGTIGGYAGAGQPGLYGERLFVVLKRQADLSGVDTGATGPDGRIRRAGEVYRTLVTQAETSQAALRRELDRLHLDYTPYYLVNAVEVRGGPAVRAWLSARADVDRVLLSQQLRPLPAPVTPRRGAAGPPADVPWNISAIGADRARAEFHADGSGIVVGGSDSGADLDHPALAGNFRGGDDSWYDPWNGTTRPTDNGGHGTHTLATAVGGERVGVAPGARWMECVNLDRNLGNPARYLDCLQFMLAPFRTGGDPFTDGRPERGAQVLTNSWGCPAIEGCDPAVLRPATAALAAAGVFMAVAAGNTGPRCGSISDPPAPYPDVETVGAVDRERRVTAFSSRGPAPGGADKPDLVAPGAGVLSALPGGGYGTLDGTSMATPHVAGVVALVWSANPALIGDLARTRRLLASTAGPVAAPAAEPGDGAGSADRAGRGCGIGPDASGAGLVDAYAAVRAARGTP; this is encoded by the coding sequence ATGCAGACCGGACCCGCCCTACCGCCGGAAACCCCCGGCGCCGGCGGCGGCCCACCGCACGGCCCACCGCCGGGCAGCGAACCAGCGCCCGGCTGGCAGCAGCCCGGCCCACCGGCCGGCCCACCGCCGGGTGGCTGGCCGCCGGGTGGCTGGCCGCCGGGTGGCTGGCCGCCGGGTGGCTGGCCGCCCGTGCCGCCGCCGGGCTGGCAGCCCGGGTGGCAGCCCGGACCGCCGCCCGGCGGCGCGGGCGCCGTGGTCGCGGCCGTCTTCGCCGGGCTGGGCGCGGTCGTGCTGACCGTGGTCGCGCAGACGCTGGGCTGGCTGGTGGCCCAGGTCCTGCTGATCGAGGACCTGCCCACCCCCGGCTGGGGTCGCGCGCTGCCAGCGGTGCTGGCGGCCGCCCTGGCCGGCGTACCGGCGCTGCTGCTGGCCCGGCTCCCCCGCTCGGCCGCGGTGCGGGCCGCCGGGAGGACCTGGGCGCGCGGCTGCGGCGCGCTCGGGGCGCTCGGCCTGTGCCGGCTGATCCCGGTGGCGCGCAACGAGACGTACCTGGCCGCGCTGGCGGCCGTCGCGGCCGGTCTGGCCTGGGCCTTCTCCCGGGTACGCCGCGACCCGCGGCCCGGCTGGCCGACCGCCGCGAGCGGGATCGCGCTCGCCGCCGGGCTGGTCGTGCTGCTGCCGTGGACGCTGGTCGGGGCCCTGGGCGGCACGCTGGAGACGCTGCTGGCCGCCGGGGCCGCCGCCGCCGTCGGCTGGCTCGGCTCCGCCGTGCTGGCCCCGGTACGCCGGCACGGCTACCGGACCGACCCCACGGGTCGCGCCACCGGCCCGGCACACACGGTGCTGCTCGCCGGCCTGGTCGCCGGGGTGGGCCTGCTGCTGATCGCCGGCGGCACCGGCCAGGACGGGGCACAGCTTCCCGCGTTGCTGGTGCTGCCGCCGCTCGGCTTCGCCGTCGCCGCCCTGGGCGTGCTGGCCGACCGTACCGGCAGCAACGCCGCGGTTCCCGCGGGCCTGCTGGTCGGCCTCGCCGCGGCCGGTCCGCTGGCGTTCGCCGACCCCGAGGAGATCTCGCTGCTGCTGGTCGAGGGCCGGGACGTACCGTTCTGGGTCGCCCTGGCCGCCGCCGCGTCGCTGGCCCTCGCGCTGCTGCTGGGCGTGGGCCTCGGCGCCGGCTTCGCGCGCCGGCGCATCGTCCGGCCCGGCCGCCGCGCGGTCGCGGCCGCCGCCGGCCTGCTGCTGGTCGGCACGATCGGCGGGTACGCCGGGGCGGGGCAGCCGGGCCTGTACGGCGAGCGGCTGTTCGTGGTGCTGAAGCGGCAGGCCGACCTGTCCGGGGTGGACACCGGCGCGACCGGGCCGGACGGGCGGATCCGGCGGGCCGGTGAGGTGTACCGGACGCTGGTGACCCAGGCCGAGACGTCGCAGGCCGCGCTGCGCCGCGAGTTGGACCGGCTGCATCTGGACTACACCCCGTACTACCTGGTGAACGCCGTCGAGGTGCGCGGTGGGCCGGCCGTGCGGGCCTGGCTGTCCGCCCGTGCGGACGTCGACCGGGTGCTGCTCAGCCAGCAACTGCGGCCGCTGCCCGCCCCGGTCACTCCGCGACGCGGCGCGGCCGGGCCGCCCGCCGACGTGCCCTGGAACATCTCCGCGATCGGCGCGGACCGGGCGCGTGCCGAGTTCCACGCGGACGGCTCGGGCATCGTGGTGGGCGGCTCCGACTCCGGCGCCGACCTCGACCATCCCGCCCTGGCGGGCAACTTCCGCGGTGGGGACGATTCCTGGTACGACCCGTGGAACGGCACCACCCGGCCGACCGACAACGGCGGGCACGGCACGCACACGCTGGCCACGGCGGTCGGTGGCGAACGGGTCGGGGTGGCACCCGGCGCCCGCTGGATGGAATGCGTGAACCTCGACCGCAACCTCGGCAACCCGGCGCGCTACCTGGACTGCCTCCAGTTCATGCTGGCGCCGTTCCGCACCGGCGGCGACCCGTTCACCGACGGTCGTCCCGAACGGGGCGCGCAGGTGCTGACGAACTCCTGGGGCTGCCCGGCGATCGAGGGCTGCGACCCGGCGGTCCTGCGCCCGGCCACCGCCGCGCTCGCCGCCGCCGGCGTGTTCATGGCGGTCGCCGCCGGCAACACCGGCCCGCGCTGCGGCTCGATCAGCGACCCGCCCGCGCCGTACCCGGACGTGGAGACGGTCGGGGCGGTCGACCGGGAGCGCCGGGTCACCGCGTTCTCCAGCCGCGGGCCGGCGCCGGGCGGGGCCGACAAGCCCGATCTGGTGGCGCCGGGCGCCGGGGTGCTGTCGGCGCTGCCGGGCGGCGGGTACGGCACGCTGGACGGCACCTCGATGGCGACCCCGCACGTGGCCGGCGTGGTGGCGCTGGTCTGGTCGGCCAACCCGGCGCTGATCGGGGATCTGGCCCGGACCCGGCGGCTGCTCGCCAGCACCGCCGGCCCGGTGGCGGCGCCGGCCGCGGAACCCGGCGACGGCGCCGGGTCCGCCGATCGGGCCGGACGCGGCTGCGGGATCGGGCCGGACGCGAGCGGCGCCGGCCTGGTCGACGCGTACGCCGCGGTCCGGGCCGCCCGCGGCACACCCTAG
- a CDS encoding glycosyltransferase family 39 protein, with protein sequence MLEREAPTPLSPGVDLPPPPTNRRGGTAALLTAAAALLYGWGLTRGAPHFFYSAAVRSMGESWTNFVFGAVDPGGTITLDKIPGWLWPHVALVKVFGLHDWVLLLPEMLAATGTVPLLYAAVRRWAGDRAALLAAVGYLVTPITFRAAQLNLPDTLLVFCLVAAAWALIRAWRRPGWTALLGPAVLLGLAFQMKMLQALLVLPAFALAYLVGSAGPMAARLGRTAVFGTVTLAVSALWMVVVSLTPPGSRPAIDGSPTGSVWEMVLAHNGTEHDDRAAGTFGGAPGPIRLLNEQVGTQVSWLLPLALAALVVGVAGARRDHDRDRLAGWVLWGGWLLVAGSAFSQVYGMHPYYTAMLVPAIGAVLGGGLGTALAAWRAGRPLGWLLPAGVLGTAGWAVVLLLREPVGLDWLAVVVAVAGVAATALLLVARRGHGSRAAEPPDVTGARPGPTAERPDPTAARRAPAVAAGAALVAGVVAVLAGPAGWLLSTPVLEPGSPQIIDPVAGPAAFQRIRQEALNGGSAPRVNPALLDYLTRHDGDEATPRDGGEHYLFAAGESGTAAPYIRAGYTVLPLRGFALRSPRVPVARIERLVADGRLRYLLLIDRAGPMVDPATAGWLRSHCAVVPRTDYEPDARPGPWDPTLYDCRR encoded by the coding sequence ATGCTGGAACGCGAGGCTCCGACCCCGTTGTCGCCCGGGGTCGACCTGCCGCCGCCCCCGACGAACCGGCGCGGCGGCACGGCGGCGCTGCTGACCGCCGCGGCGGCCCTGCTGTACGGCTGGGGCCTGACCCGCGGCGCGCCGCACTTCTTTTACAGCGCGGCCGTGCGCAGCATGGGCGAGAGCTGGACAAACTTCGTGTTCGGCGCCGTCGACCCGGGCGGCACCATCACCCTGGACAAGATCCCCGGTTGGCTCTGGCCGCACGTCGCCCTCGTCAAGGTGTTCGGCCTGCACGACTGGGTCCTGCTGCTGCCCGAGATGCTGGCGGCGACCGGCACCGTCCCGCTGCTGTACGCGGCGGTACGTCGCTGGGCCGGCGACCGGGCGGCGCTGCTGGCGGCGGTCGGCTACCTGGTCACGCCGATCACGTTCCGCGCGGCGCAGTTGAACCTGCCCGACACGCTGCTGGTGTTCTGCCTGGTGGCCGCGGCCTGGGCGCTGATCCGCGCGTGGCGGCGGCCGGGCTGGACGGCGCTGCTCGGTCCGGCCGTGCTGCTCGGGCTCGCCTTCCAGATGAAGATGCTCCAGGCGCTGCTGGTGCTCCCCGCGTTCGCGCTCGCGTACCTGGTCGGCAGCGCCGGCCCGATGGCGGCCCGGCTGGGGCGTACCGCCGTGTTCGGGACGGTCACGCTCGCCGTGTCGGCACTGTGGATGGTCGTGGTGTCGCTCACCCCGCCCGGCTCCCGGCCGGCCATCGACGGCAGCCCGACCGGCTCGGTCTGGGAGATGGTGCTGGCGCACAACGGCACCGAGCACGACGACCGGGCGGCCGGCACGTTCGGCGGCGCGCCCGGACCGATCCGGCTCCTCAACGAGCAGGTCGGCACCCAGGTGAGCTGGCTGCTGCCGCTCGCGCTGGCCGCGCTCGTGGTCGGCGTCGCCGGCGCCCGGCGGGACCACGACCGCGATCGGCTCGCCGGCTGGGTGTTGTGGGGCGGCTGGCTGCTGGTCGCCGGCTCCGCCTTCAGCCAGGTGTACGGGATGCACCCGTACTACACGGCGATGCTCGTACCCGCGATCGGCGCGGTGCTCGGCGGCGGCCTCGGGACGGCGCTGGCGGCCTGGCGGGCGGGCCGACCGCTCGGCTGGCTGCTGCCGGCGGGGGTGCTCGGCACCGCGGGCTGGGCGGTCGTCCTGCTGCTTCGGGAACCGGTCGGCCTCGACTGGCTGGCCGTCGTCGTGGCCGTGGCCGGCGTGGCCGCGACGGCGCTGCTGCTCGTCGCGCGCCGCGGCCACGGCAGCCGCGCAGCGGAGCCACCCGACGTGACAGGAGCCCGGCCCGGCCCGACGGCGGAGCGGCCCGACCCGACGGCAGCGCGCCGCGCGCCGGCGGTGGCCGCCGGGGCGGCACTGGTCGCGGGCGTGGTCGCCGTCCTCGCCGGACCGGCCGGATGGCTGCTCAGCACGCCCGTGCTGGAGCCAGGCAGCCCGCAGATCATCGACCCGGTCGCCGGGCCGGCCGCGTTCCAGCGCATCCGGCAGGAGGCGCTGAACGGCGGCTCCGCGCCCCGGGTCAATCCGGCCCTGCTGGACTACCTCACCCGGCACGACGGCGACGAAGCCACCCCGCGCGACGGCGGCGAACACTACCTGTTCGCGGCCGGCGAGTCCGGCACGGCCGCACCGTACATCCGGGCCGGCTACACCGTGCTCCCGCTCCGGGGCTTCGCGCTGCGCTCACCGCGGGTCCCGGTCGCCCGGATCGAGCGGCTCGTGGCCGACGGCCGACTTCGCTACCTGCTGCTCATCGACCGCGCCGGGCCGATGGTCGATCCCGCGACGGCCGGCTGGCTGCGGTCGCACTGCGCGGTCGTGCCCCGCACCGACTACGAGCCGGACGCCCGGCCCGGCCCGTGGGACCCCACCCTGTACGACTGCCGGCGGTGA
- a CDS encoding glycerol-3-phosphate dehydrogenase/oxidase: MRDPNVSRYVAGQLSPARRAADLRRLRAERFDVLVIGGGVTGAGAALDAASRGLKVALVEARDYAAGTSSRSSKLIHGGLRYLEQLEFHLVHEALTERGLLATRLAPHLVRPVPFLVPLPAGTGAGGLPGRALRRAYYGAGVAAYDAFAGLFGRGRGMPLHRHLSREGARRVFPSLRADATAGAIRYYDGQVDDARLVVTLARTAASQGAVVATSARAVGLLRQAREVTGVRVRDMEAPEGAADAEFEVRARTVIAATGVWSDDMSRMLNDVGLRPGIRVRASKGVHLVVPRSAITGDAGLILRTPSSVLFVIPWGGHWIIGTTDTDWRLDRAHPAASARDIDYLLAQVNSVLDRPLTADDIEGVYAGLRPLLSGEADSTSKLSREHAVVEPMLGLLLVAGGKYTTYRVMAADVVDRAARRLGGVRPSRTADLPLLGADGYAAMWRDRADLARRHGVPVGVVEHLLERYGTLATDLLALIGADPLLASPLAGAPEYLAAEVTYAARCEGALHLDDVLTRRTRISFETSHRGTESAEHAAELMGSVLGWDSSVRAREVAHYLARVAAERQSQRMPDDLTADAARLGALDVRGFAADRGDEPSPDRQPA, translated from the coding sequence GTGCGTGACCCGAACGTTTCCCGATATGTCGCCGGCCAGCTCTCCCCGGCGCGGCGCGCCGCCGACCTGCGCCGGCTGCGGGCCGAACGGTTCGACGTGCTGGTCATCGGCGGTGGTGTGACCGGCGCCGGTGCCGCCCTGGACGCGGCGTCCCGGGGGCTGAAGGTGGCCCTCGTGGAGGCGCGCGACTACGCGGCCGGCACATCCAGCCGGTCCAGCAAGCTGATCCACGGCGGCCTGCGGTACCTGGAGCAGTTGGAGTTCCACCTGGTGCACGAGGCGCTGACCGAGCGGGGGCTGCTGGCCACCCGGCTCGCCCCGCACCTGGTCCGGCCGGTGCCGTTCCTGGTGCCGCTGCCGGCCGGCACCGGCGCGGGCGGCCTGCCCGGCCGGGCCCTGCGGCGGGCCTACTACGGCGCGGGGGTGGCGGCCTACGACGCGTTCGCCGGCCTGTTCGGCCGGGGCCGCGGCATGCCGCTGCACCGGCACCTGAGCCGGGAGGGCGCCCGCCGGGTGTTCCCCAGCCTCCGCGCCGACGCCACGGCCGGCGCCATCCGCTACTACGACGGCCAGGTGGACGACGCCCGGCTGGTGGTGACGCTGGCCCGGACCGCGGCCAGCCAGGGCGCGGTGGTGGCGACCAGCGCCCGCGCCGTGGGGCTGCTGCGGCAGGCGCGCGAGGTGACCGGGGTCCGGGTGCGGGACATGGAGGCGCCGGAGGGCGCCGCGGACGCCGAGTTCGAGGTACGCGCCCGGACCGTGATCGCCGCCACCGGGGTGTGGAGCGACGACATGTCCCGGATGCTGAACGACGTCGGGTTGCGCCCCGGGATCCGGGTGCGGGCCTCCAAGGGCGTGCACCTGGTGGTGCCCCGCTCGGCGATCACCGGCGACGCCGGCCTGATCCTGCGGACGCCCAGCTCGGTGCTGTTCGTCATCCCTTGGGGCGGGCACTGGATCATCGGCACCACCGACACGGACTGGCGGCTGGACCGTGCCCATCCGGCGGCCTCCGCCCGGGACATCGACTACCTGCTGGCCCAGGTCAACAGCGTGCTCGACCGCCCGCTCACGGCCGACGACATCGAGGGCGTGTACGCCGGGCTGCGACCGCTGCTGTCCGGGGAGGCCGACTCGACCTCGAAGCTGTCCCGCGAGCACGCGGTGGTGGAGCCGATGCTCGGGCTGCTGCTGGTGGCCGGGGGCAAGTACACGACGTACCGGGTGATGGCGGCCGACGTGGTGGACCGGGCGGCCCGCCGGCTCGGTGGCGTACGCCCGTCCCGCACCGCCGACCTGCCGCTGCTGGGCGCCGACGGGTACGCCGCGATGTGGCGCGACCGGGCGGACCTGGCCCGCCGGCACGGCGTACCGGTCGGGGTGGTGGAGCACCTGCTGGAGCGGTACGGCACCCTTGCCACGGACCTGCTCGCGTTGATCGGCGCCGACCCGCTGCTCGCCTCGCCGCTGGCCGGCGCGCCCGAGTACCTGGCGGCCGAGGTGACCTACGCGGCCCGCTGCGAGGGGGCGCTGCACCTGGACGACGTGCTGACCCGGCGGACCCGGATCTCGTTCGAGACCTCCCACCGGGGCACCGAGTCGGCCGAGCACGCGGCCGAGCTGATGGGCTCGGTGCTGGGCTGGGACTCGTCGGTGCGGGCCCGGGAGGTCGCGCACTACCTGGCCCGGGTGGCCGCCGAGCGGCAGTCGCAGCGGATGCCCGACGACCTGACCGCCGACGCCGCCCGGCTGGGCGCGCTGGATGTCCGCGGGTTCGCCGCCGACCGCGGCGACGAGCCGTCGCCGGACCGGCAACCGGCCTGA
- a CDS encoding GNAT family N-acetyltransferase — MAVQISALTGGHRSAVIDLCRVALDLPDDAAEAAEIVSCLLERPGGVLGFVAVDGTDLLGVALGSMSGQQPPAGHVDLIAVHPRARRRGLARALLGALEPALADRGAAEFALAGNPPYYAWPGIDVRYTPAICAATALGYAQHDTAWNMTVDLAGAADPAVRDGLAVRDGLADEQRLAGRGITVRRATPGDVQRLAAFAREGFGGSWDGELGRSVGRSGAGCHLAEDGEGGLLGFAAYGSARPSWFGPMGTAAAARGSGIGAVLLRRCLRDQAAAGHRRAEIGWVGPVRFYADAVGARIERVFVLYRKANTDKAQQKPR, encoded by the coding sequence ATGGCCGTGCAGATCTCCGCGCTGACCGGCGGGCACCGGTCCGCCGTCATCGACCTCTGCCGGGTGGCGCTGGACCTCCCGGACGACGCCGCGGAGGCGGCCGAGATCGTCTCCTGCCTGCTGGAGCGGCCGGGCGGCGTGCTCGGTTTCGTGGCCGTCGACGGCACCGACCTGCTCGGCGTGGCGCTCGGCTCGATGTCCGGGCAGCAGCCGCCGGCCGGGCACGTGGACCTGATCGCCGTACATCCGCGGGCCCGGCGGCGAGGGTTGGCGCGGGCCCTGCTCGGGGCGCTCGAACCGGCGTTGGCGGACCGCGGAGCCGCGGAGTTCGCCCTGGCCGGCAACCCGCCGTACTACGCCTGGCCGGGCATCGACGTCCGCTACACCCCGGCGATCTGCGCGGCCACCGCGCTCGGGTACGCCCAGCACGACACCGCCTGGAACATGACCGTCGACCTGGCCGGTGCGGCCGACCCGGCGGTGCGGGACGGCCTGGCGGTGCGGGACGGCCTGGCGGACGAGCAGCGGCTGGCCGGGCGGGGCATCACGGTACGCCGGGCGACGCCCGGGGACGTCCAGCGGCTGGCCGCCTTCGCCCGGGAGGGCTTCGGCGGCTCCTGGGACGGCGAGCTGGGCCGGTCGGTGGGCCGGTCGGGCGCCGGCTGCCACCTGGCCGAGGACGGCGAGGGCGGGTTGCTGGGCTTCGCCGCGTACGGCTCGGCGCGACCGAGCTGGTTCGGGCCGATGGGTACCGCGGCGGCGGCACGCGGTTCGGGCATCGGCGCCGTGCTGCTGCGCCGCTGCCTGCGGGACCAGGCCGCGGCCGGGCACCGGCGGGCCGAGATCGGCTGGGTCGGACCGGTGCGGTTCTACGCCGACGCGGTGGGCGCCCGGATCGAACGGGTCTTCGTGCTGTACCGCAAGGCGAACACCGACAAAGCGCAGCAAAAGCCCCGATAA
- a CDS encoding cold-shock protein translates to MAQGTVKWFNSEKGYGFIAVDGGQDVFVHFSAIQMDGYKALDDGQRVEFEIAQGQKGPQAEQVRVIA, encoded by the coding sequence GTGGCACAGGGCACCGTCAAGTGGTTCAACAGCGAAAAGGGCTACGGGTTCATCGCGGTGGATGGCGGGCAGGACGTCTTCGTCCACTTCTCCGCGATCCAGATGGACGGCTACAAGGCCCTTGACGACGGGCAGCGCGTCGAGTTCGAGATCGCGCAGGGCCAGAAGGGTCCGCAGGCCGAGCAGGTCCGCGTCATCGCCTGA